A window of Thalassophryne amazonica chromosome 21, fThaAma1.1, whole genome shotgun sequence contains these coding sequences:
- the akap12b gene encoding A-kinase anchor protein 12b isoform X2, whose protein sequence is MGAESSAQRDRRSQEDASAEELKMEEKSVHDRKPLQKNGQISSMSSLNGHSEDNTLAEVGQPDGVSVAQKEETSEMTETNQEEVAPQLNGETLEKEKESPEADDSSAIEEKAAKEKPGDASEVGFKKIFRFVGFKFTLKKDKSEEKDPVKVLTVKDKEGEDVTDKRAEEESATADEKRTAEEKDVVTEVSTAEAGVSKDTDEAETDTSVAAETTTTEATAAEATDEGVKEEGPEKESESSPSPQENALSPIRKFFSGGLFSNLRKKTSIKKTKEEESKVVAAENETTKPEESDNAVAEEEGKVEETQEDKEEPSLAFEESKPEPTPDPEVTVETPAPTVTTAEETKPEEEKEDASVEADKTPVEVPCEAELQSSQEKVKAQGSPLKKLFTGAGLKKLSTKKQKPKKEAETKLAESGEQAAEQLQASSESTEGQKTDSGPSSPEESGEQVITVEVTQTESSQETEGEVPSDGEKKKEGIIAWSSFKKLVTPKKRVKRSSESEDETAGEKPGKSATLSSSESAALADKSGEEEAKAEKTTEEEPKTENTEKLVSSSEEPKKKMDTSVSWEALMCMGGTKRRTRRTSDSDDDETKIDEEAPSKPAGEGEQEGKTVEATVGSSQNTESDVEGVSSPEPLSTPPSTWDTLKRMVLPKNKAKSEEKTEESAEQVSSDSEAAKDESSFSLRKLFPGRRKKKAEKQASTEHGSGEEDSDTPAVVPLSEYDEQVDHEKEAAVEPVPVQIKVSAEDRSPSWVAATLEDVCDKHDQLSDIPEEVDNTVTPKSADTDAAEDETEDQDMESPKDPNQMGRRLSTAEVKPVAPTPTAETTPVAPEAKSESTEVVLESMQAHFSEIPSQTSVTVGNVPKEVLSEKTECELPTEEAKSTTNTILQLHPRDEAMAICTGLETKEISKVDLEEPAVPIVECVVVIRDALSTEVSVGETLGKPEEAIVTEDEVLNAPVYQVEISELEPAVETSAEEAVETQAATESFEPDIEKVAVVSSVVEESEVVQPTEVSDDSLKVVNPITPTSETFVCTENVEVNEPTVETKEVEVCVDQLAATEEHTPVKDVLQVTASEITTICKTTVAIAKETEPEIPVDVPSEEAPLIAETVVLIGPLSVEAHQLTNTDRVVVDQITTSEPSDTLVEVEEIKEELVAAVTAAATSTEKESEISVQTSEKIEHVEDDVEKVKDIELQSMVITQAVIDDAIVEVSEDIPERSAPAADVSTPVQVVATTEKEMETTTETPVITDTPVPVIYETPALPPKTPDSTQPLHVAMEIFDPIPLEVTNVLEAFVEDEKPEGGLKKAVEVKVSEECVVVEEVVELKAESETGEEEHIKDDAAVQQVEPAPMEENKEKVLDVHMPIQVVLQTAKMVEDTSVEEEAVVEINGGGPADCSAPAEHTAPKSDSLSTILEEPQTKASAEEAASTQEVFETEKAPSGKCAEVMAQVIEVIEEAVKQIEPVSSEVTTAS, encoded by the exons CCTCTGCAGAAGAATGGACAAATCTCCAGCATGAGCAGTCTGAACGGACACTCCGAGGACAACACGCTGGCAGAAG TTGGTCAGCCAGATGGCGTGTCTGTGGCTCAGAAGGAGGAAACTTCTGAAATGACGGAAACCAACCAGGAAGAAGTGGCTCCTCAACTGAACGGCGAGACACTGGAGAAGGAGAAGGAGTCTCCTGAGGCCGATGACAGCTCTGCCATTGAAGAGAAAGCTGCCAAGGAGAAACCTGGTGATGCCAGTGAAGTAGGCTTCAAGAAGATCTTCCGTTTTGTGGGCTTTAAGTTCACACTGAAGAAGGACAAAAGTGAGGAAAAAGATCCTGTGAAGGTCCTGACAGTCAAAGATAAGGAAGGAGAAGATGTTACTGACAAACGAGCTGAAGAGGAGTCTGCTACGGCTGATGAGAAGCGCACAGCCGAAGAAAAGGATGTTGTCACAGAGGTCTCTACTGCTGAGGCTGGAGTTTCTAAAGACACTGATGAGGCTGAAACTGACACTAGTGTCGCTGCAGAAACCACCACAACCGAAGCTACTGCAGCTGAAGCCACTGATGAAGGCGTGAAGGAAGAAGGTCCTGAAAAGGAATCAGAGTCAAGTCCATCACCTCAAGAGAATGCACTTTCCCCAATCAGGAAGTTCTTTAGTGGAGGACTTTTCTCTAATCTGCGAAAGAAAACCAGTATCAAgaagacaaaagaggaagaaagcAAGGTTGTAGCAGCTGAAAATGAGACAACTAAGCCAGAAGAAAGTGATAATGCTGTGGCAGAAGAGGAGGGAAAAGTTGAAGAAACACAAGAGGACAAGGAGGAGCCATCACTGGCCTTTGAGGAATCAAAACCAGAACCTACCCCAGACCCCGAGGTTACAGTTGAAACCCCTGCACCTACAGTAACTACTGCTGAGGAGACCAAGCCAGAAGAGGAAAAGGAAGATGCTAGTGTGGAAGCAGACAAGACTCCAGTGGAGGTACCATGCGAGGCTGAGCTGCAGTCATCACAGGAGAAGGTCAAGGCCCAGGGGAGCCCCCTAAAGAAGCTCTTCACTGGAGCAGGCTTGAAGAAACTTTCAACTAAGAAACAGAAGCCCAAGAAAGAAGCTGAGACAAAGTTGGCTGAGTCTGGGGAGCAGGCAGCTGAGCAGCTTCAAGCCTCATCTGAGTCCACAGAGGGTCAAAAAACAGACAGTGGGCCTTCATCTCCAGAGGAGTCAGGAGAGCAAGTTATCACTGTGGAGGTGACGCAGACTGAGTCGAGCCAAGAAACTGAAGGAGAAGTGCCCTCTGATGGAGAAAAGAAAAAGGAGGGCATCATTGCTTGGTCCTCTTTCAAAAAACTGGTTACGCCAAAAAAGCGAGTCAAGAGGTCCTCTGAGAGTGAAGATGAAACTGCGGGAGAAAAGCCGGGCAAGTCAGCTACCCTGTCCTCCTCGGAGAGTGCCGCCTTAGCGGATAAGAGTggcgaagaggaggccaaggcggAGAAGACCACAGAGGAAGAGCCAAAGACTGAAAACACAGAGAAACTGGTCAGCAGCAGTGAGGAACCCAAAAAGAAGATGGACACATCTGTCTCCTGGGAGGCACTAATGTGTATGGGTGGAACCAAAAGGAGGACAAGGAGGACCtctgattctgatgatgatgagacCAAGATTGATGAGGAAGCACCATCAAAACCAGCAGGGGAAGGAGAGCAGGAGGGCAAAACTGTTGAGGCCACTGTTGGTTCTTCCCAAAATACTGAGAGTGATGTTGAAGGAGTTTCCTCCCCTGAACCATTGAGCACCCCACCATCCACATGGGACACACTGAAGCGTATGGTCTTACCTAAGAACAAGGCTAAAAGCGAGGAAAAGACCGAGGAGAGTGCAGAACAAGTCAGTTCAGACAGCGAAGCGGCGAAAGACGAGTCATCGTTCTCTCTGAGAAAACTGTTCCCTGGACGGCGAAAGAAGAAAGCCGAAAAACAAGCTTCTACGGAACACGGCTCAGGTGAAGAGGACTCTGACACTCCAGCGGTTGTGCCACTCTCCGAGTACGACGAGCAAGTTGATCATGAAAAAGAGGCGGCAGTGGAACCGGTGCCGGTCCAGATTAAAGTGTCTGCTGAAGACAGGTCCCCTTCATGGGTTGCAGCCACGCTTGAAGATGTTTGTGATAAACATGATCAGTTAAGTGACATACCAGAGGAGGTAGATAACACTGTTACTCCAAAGTCTGCTGACACCGATGCTGCGGAGGATGAAACCGAAGATCAGGATATGGAGTCCCCAAAGGATCCAAACCAAATGGGGCGGAGATTATCCACGGCTGAAGTAAAACCTGTAGCTCCTACTCCAACTGCAGAGACCACACCTGTAGCCCCAGAAGCCAAATCAGAAAGTACCGAAGTAGTTTTGGAAAGTATGCAGGCACACTTCAGTGAAATTCCATCCCAGACGTCTGTAACTGTTGGAAACGTGCCAAAAGAAGTACTGTCCGAAAAGACAGAGTGTGAGCTACCAACTGAGGAAGCCAAGTCCACTACAAATACCATCCTGCAGCTGCACCCTCGTGATGAGGCCATGGCTATCTGTACTGGCTTAGAAACCAAGGAGATCAGCAAAGTAGACCTGGAGGAACCTGCAGTACCCATCGTAGAGTGTGTCGTTGTGATCCGTGATGCTCTAAGCACAGAGGTTTCAGTGGGAGAAACGTTAGGAAAGCCAGAGGAGGCCATTGTAACAGAAGATGAGGTGCTTAATGCCCCAGTGTACCAAGTGGAAATCAGTGAGCTTGAGCCTGCTGTGGAAACATCAGCAGAAGAAGCAGTAGAAACTCAAGCTGCGACTGAAAGCTTTGAGCCCGATATTGAAAAGGTGGCAGTAGTCAGCTCCGTTGTGGAGGAGTCCGAAGTTGTTCAGCCCACCGAGGTGAGTGACGATTCTCTAAAAGTTGTAAACCCAATTACACCAACATCGGAAACATTTGTCTGCACTGAGAATGTAGAAGTCAACGAGCCAACTGTAGAAACCAAAGAAGTGGAAGTGTGCGTGGACCAGCTTGCTGCCACTGAAGAGCATACTCCAGTAAAAGACGTACTTCAGGTAACGGCTTCAGAAATTACAACCATTTGCAAAACCACAGTCGCCATCGCTAAGGAAACTGAGCCAGAAATCCCTGTAGATGTACCAAGTGAGGAGGCTCCTCTCATTGCGGAAACAGTGGTCCTTATTGGCCCACTCAGTGTGGAGGCTCACCAACTGACAAACACAGACCGTGTGGTTGTGGACCAAATAACAACTTCAGAACCTTCTGATACGCTAGTGGAGGTGGAAGAAATCAAAGAGGAACTTGTGGCTGCAGTGACTGCTGCTGCCACTTCCACTGAAAAAGAGTCGGAGATCAGTGTGCAGACCAGCGAGAAGATTGAGCATGTCGAGGATGATGTGGAGAAGGTCAAAGACATTGAGTTGCAGAGCATGGTCATTACCCAGGCTGTCATCGATGATGCCATAGTTGAAGTGTCAGAAGACATACCCGAACGCAGTGCCCCCGCAGCTGATGTCTCAACTCCAGTCCAGGTGGTcgcaacaacagaaaaggaaatggaaacaacaacagagaccccagtgATCACCGACACCCCTGTTCCTGTCATCTACGAAACCCCAGCTCTGCCCCCCAAGACGCCGGACTCCACTCAACCTCTTCATGTTGCCATGGAGATCTTTGACCCAATTCCACTTGAGGTAACAAATGTGCTTGAAGCGTTTGTAGAAGACGAGAAACCAGAGGGAGGATTGAAGAAAGCAGTAGAGGTCAAAGTAAGTGAAGAATGCGTCGTCGTGGAAGAAGTTGTAGAGTTGAAGGCAGAGAGTGAGACAGGTGAAGAGGAACACATCAAAGACGATGCAGCGGTTCAGCAAGTTGAACCAG CGCCAATGGAGGAGAACAAAGAGAAAGTGCTTGATGTTCATATGCCCATCCAGGTGGTGCTGCAGACGGCGAAGATGGTTGAAGATACTTCAGTAGAAGAGGAGGCTGTGGTAGAGATCAACGGTGGTGGACCTGCAGACTGCAGCGCGCCGGCGGAACACACCGCTCCAAAGTCAGACAGCCTGTCTACAATTTTGGAAGAACCTCAAACAAAAGCTTCAGCTGAGGAGGCAGCTTCTACCCAAGAGGTCTTCGAGACGGAGAAGGCGCCGTCGGGAAAGTGTGCAGAAGTGATGGCGCAGGTGATCGAGGTGATCGAGGAGGCTGTGAAGCAGATCGAGCCCGTGTCCTCGGAGGTCACGACGGCATCATGA